A window of the Isosphaera pallida ATCC 43644 genome harbors these coding sequences:
- a CDS encoding Gfo/Idh/MocA family protein, which produces MRDLQPITRRGFMAATGAAATASAVFPHPAIGDVRGANERINFVIIGPGGRAQAHIGHLLKIKEAGGNVDIVGVADVWDGNEQVGRGLYPSAKKCGLDLEDKNAVTKDYRRLLDRKDVHAVCIGTPDHWHARQSIDASDAGKDVYCEKPMTHTIDEARRVAETMRRNKTVMVVGVQSMADPRWRMANELIVNGKIGHVMQAQTSYYRNSDMGQWRYYPLTEDMNPSTIDWRMFLGTDFGLAPDMPFDRARYAQWRCYWEFGGGMYTDLFVHQLTHLIQAIGVRFPRRVVGAGGLYLEYDGRDCPDVATVVADYDEGLQVIVTATMCNDTSIQELIRGHTGTIIFEKSGFRVVPQKVDGKPAPPGMNLSEGGEYIDAKPPKGGDADTRALWEHFIECIRSRNTETLCTADLGYAAITTVNLGVDSYRYGKAYYFDKATHTISEADSAWAAKWEERSKLRGTPNQVIGWKAGLEGSTLTPRDYQKLEGPWIDGVDPAKKA; this is translated from the coding sequence ATGCGAGACCTCCAGCCGATTACCCGGCGCGGGTTCATGGCGGCCACCGGGGCCGCCGCAACCGCCTCGGCGGTCTTCCCCCACCCGGCCATTGGCGACGTGCGCGGTGCCAACGAGCGGATCAACTTCGTCATCATCGGACCCGGCGGCCGCGCCCAGGCGCACATCGGCCACCTGCTCAAGATCAAGGAGGCCGGCGGCAACGTGGACATCGTCGGGGTTGCCGACGTGTGGGACGGCAACGAACAAGTCGGCCGCGGCCTTTATCCCTCGGCCAAGAAGTGTGGTCTGGACCTGGAGGACAAGAACGCCGTTACCAAAGATTACCGTCGCCTGCTGGATCGCAAGGATGTCCACGCCGTTTGCATCGGCACCCCCGACCACTGGCACGCCCGCCAAAGCATCGATGCGTCCGACGCCGGCAAAGACGTCTACTGCGAAAAGCCGATGACCCACACCATCGACGAAGCCCGTCGGGTCGCCGAAACCATGCGGCGCAACAAGACCGTCATGGTCGTTGGGGTCCAGTCGATGGCCGACCCCCGCTGGCGAATGGCCAACGAGCTGATCGTCAACGGCAAAATCGGCCACGTCATGCAAGCGCAAACTAGCTACTACCGCAACTCCGACATGGGCCAGTGGCGGTATTATCCGCTCACCGAAGATATGAACCCCTCGACGATCGATTGGAGGATGTTCCTGGGGACCGATTTTGGTCTGGCCCCCGACATGCCGTTCGACCGCGCTCGCTACGCCCAATGGCGCTGCTACTGGGAGTTCGGCGGCGGTATGTACACCGACCTGTTTGTGCATCAACTCACCCACTTGATTCAGGCGATCGGAGTGCGGTTCCCCCGCCGGGTCGTCGGCGCAGGTGGTCTGTATCTGGAATATGACGGTCGGGATTGTCCGGACGTGGCGACCGTGGTGGCCGACTACGACGAGGGGCTGCAGGTGATCGTCACCGCGACCATGTGCAACGACACCTCGATTCAAGAGTTGATCCGCGGCCATACCGGCACCATCATCTTCGAGAAGAGCGGCTTCCGGGTCGTACCTCAGAAGGTGGACGGCAAGCCCGCCCCTCCAGGCATGAACCTGTCGGAGGGGGGCGAATACATCGACGCCAAGCCGCCCAAGGGCGGCGACGCCGACACCCGGGCCCTGTGGGAGCATTTCATCGAGTGCATCCGCTCGCGCAACACCGAGACCCTCTGCACCGCCGACCTCGGCTACGCCGCGATCACCACGGTCAACCTCGGGGTTGATTCCTACCGCTACGGCAAGGCGTACTACTTCGACAAGGCCACCCACACCATCTCCGAAGCCGACAGCGCTTGGGCCGCCAAATGGGAAGAGCGCTCCAAACTCCGCGGCACTCCCAATCAGGTCATAGGCTGGAAGGCCGGTCTGGAAGGCTCGACCCTCACCCCGCGCGATTATCAAAAGCTCGAAGGTCCCTGGATCGACGGTGTGGATCCGGCCAAGAAGGCTTGA
- a CDS encoding DUF11 domain-containing protein gives MGRRLFLIAAVLLPFALGGLLVPPQRDRASTTSTPNPNPNPNPPNPPEIQAQTVLSSSPRAMTLDALEPTLVPPAPAGVPASPTRAATSVSSHPARLDSDSLTIDSVVVTPPTILVSDAVIQSAVADIRFELEREDRGSSSARPQPSPSAHDDPAILAMTPPPAEQDDRVEESPFAHEPVLTAEVLTKLRPKSPPASNTRSDAVEPPLPPSLTFQDQPILTHDEAVLDDSTKSPDPASLGVHAPASSPSAPSMAQVVFAPHDELVARADERSTELLARQLNQPPIVTRAEVVESQPQPPAQNQTDPQTPSQSESTSNAPEPADALDPITFEPIGESVPPRTVPPRVPGETSNPETITTVGMCAPGDLSPSASGSGLENDPFAEPGLAVAQPARGLGESSKDPSSLISTTPPADDPFEGFGLPGGPQPSATSAIQRSPHPPAALGSDDPFAATEPPDADFPPARSVPQAQPDPSAARDDPFGDPDAVEVSIPAQANKPAGSHDWSSNPASSEPPFAEAPPQQPAPLDLEETPTQLETDPPTATAPPAGAAPTRDDPPAPPIPPPSLTPPQREQNPVSPPSLDETITPVAGPIQPPGDASPPPPDSSKEAETVTLPGELKPPAIPSPNASPSTAPLSAPSGRGDEISSTTTEDGAAFVLPLDRISQGLQDMALTVEVISPEVVNLGKPASLRIIVKNLSTNDAHNVVVRGQLPENLELIDADPTAEQVGRVLIWKLGTMAGKTERTLSVRARAKSVGSFEYAATVTASSGARSRPTSVQEPKLDLKVTPSAAKVLRGRPVQFQIEVSNPGTGVARNVKVWARFSQGLRFARLPQNNGPVLKEIKEILPGESITLTPALEADTVAGGEQSCEVMVESPDVVGGVSGGSVVKTRTIQVIEPMLAVRVSGPEKRYTETIATYELVIENPGTAPASDVKVAVLLPTGGTVRSNGGARYDEKTRRLIWEIPSIDPGRALPLRFDVRLAGIQIYKIAVEASAEGALMAKDTFTTDVVGIADVGFTVTERSRVLDVGNQTQFEIDIRNEGSKEARNVVVRAFISPNLKVLSAGGFKGSAQFKTKTGEVIFPTFERLPPGGRLVLTIDVEAASAGTASCEVVLTHEDLGEVPIRRTAVSAITEERVRRK, from the coding sequence ATGGGTCGGCGATTGTTTCTTATCGCGGCGGTCTTGCTGCCATTCGCGCTGGGCGGCTTGCTGGTTCCCCCTCAACGGGATCGGGCCTCCACCACGTCAACCCCCAATCCCAATCCGAATCCGAATCCCCCCAATCCGCCGGAGATCCAAGCCCAAACCGTGCTGTCGAGTTCGCCGCGGGCTATGACGCTCGACGCCTTGGAACCGACGCTTGTGCCCCCCGCGCCGGCTGGAGTTCCGGCGTCGCCCACCCGAGCTGCAACTTCGGTTTCCTCCCATCCCGCCCGGCTGGACTCGGACTCGTTGACGATTGACTCCGTCGTGGTGACTCCACCGACCATTCTGGTTTCCGACGCGGTCATCCAAAGCGCGGTGGCCGACATTCGTTTTGAGCTGGAGAGGGAAGACCGCGGGTCCTCCTCTGCTCGTCCTCAACCCTCTCCCTCGGCGCATGACGATCCTGCGATTCTGGCGATGACCCCACCTCCGGCCGAACAGGATGACCGCGTTGAGGAATCACCATTCGCTCACGAGCCGGTCCTCACTGCTGAGGTGCTGACCAAGCTCCGTCCCAAATCGCCTCCCGCATCCAACACGAGGTCCGACGCGGTTGAACCACCCTTGCCGCCGTCACTGACCTTTCAGGATCAACCGATTCTGACACACGACGAAGCTGTGTTGGACGATTCGACCAAGTCACCCGACCCCGCGTCCCTCGGAGTTCACGCTCCGGCCAGCTCGCCTTCAGCACCCAGCATGGCTCAAGTCGTCTTCGCGCCCCACGACGAGTTGGTGGCCCGAGCCGACGAGCGTTCCACCGAACTCCTCGCTCGTCAGCTGAACCAGCCTCCGATCGTGACTCGGGCCGAAGTGGTCGAGAGCCAACCCCAACCGCCCGCGCAAAACCAAACTGATCCTCAAACCCCGTCCCAATCCGAATCCACCTCCAACGCGCCGGAGCCAGCCGACGCCTTGGACCCAATCACGTTCGAACCGATCGGCGAATCCGTTCCACCTCGAACAGTCCCGCCGAGGGTCCCCGGCGAAACCTCCAATCCGGAGACAATAACAACCGTGGGGATGTGCGCGCCTGGGGACCTCTCCCCCTCAGCTTCGGGGTCGGGATTGGAGAACGACCCCTTCGCGGAGCCGGGTCTAGCCGTGGCTCAACCGGCGCGGGGATTGGGAGAATCATCCAAGGATCCGTCGTCATTGATCTCGACCACGCCGCCGGCGGACGATCCGTTCGAGGGGTTTGGCTTGCCCGGTGGTCCTCAACCCTCGGCGACCTCGGCCATTCAGCGCTCGCCGCACCCCCCCGCGGCTCTGGGATCGGACGATCCCTTCGCGGCAACCGAGCCGCCCGACGCCGATTTTCCGCCTGCTCGCTCGGTTCCCCAAGCCCAACCCGACCCGTCAGCCGCGCGCGACGATCCCTTTGGCGACCCTGACGCGGTCGAGGTGTCGATTCCCGCTCAGGCCAACAAGCCGGCGGGAAGCCACGATTGGAGTTCGAACCCAGCGTCAAGCGAACCTCCGTTCGCGGAAGCTCCGCCTCAACAGCCGGCCCCGCTTGACTTGGAGGAAACCCCAACCCAACTCGAGACCGACCCGCCCACGGCGACCGCCCCTCCTGCCGGAGCGGCTCCCACTCGGGACGACCCGCCCGCGCCGCCGATCCCGCCGCCTTCTCTGACACCGCCGCAACGTGAGCAAAACCCCGTGTCTCCTCCCTCGTTGGATGAAACAATCACGCCGGTTGCGGGACCAATTCAACCGCCGGGGGACGCCAGCCCGCCGCCGCCCGATTCTTCCAAGGAGGCAGAGACCGTCACCCTCCCTGGTGAATTGAAGCCCCCGGCGATCCCGTCCCCCAACGCTTCGCCTTCGACCGCGCCGCTCAGCGCGCCAAGCGGCCGAGGTGACGAGATCTCCAGCACCACCACCGAAGACGGCGCGGCGTTCGTCCTGCCGCTAGATCGGATCTCGCAGGGGTTGCAGGACATGGCGTTGACCGTGGAGGTGATTTCCCCCGAAGTGGTCAACCTGGGCAAACCGGCGTCGCTGCGGATCATCGTCAAGAACCTCTCGACCAACGACGCCCACAACGTCGTGGTCCGGGGGCAATTGCCGGAGAATCTTGAACTCATCGACGCCGACCCGACCGCCGAACAGGTCGGACGGGTGTTGATCTGGAAACTCGGCACCATGGCAGGCAAGACCGAACGGACGTTAAGTGTCCGCGCCCGGGCCAAGAGCGTCGGTTCGTTCGAGTACGCCGCGACCGTCACGGCCTCTTCCGGCGCGCGGAGTCGGCCCACCTCGGTTCAAGAACCCAAGCTCGATTTGAAGGTGACCCCCTCGGCGGCCAAAGTCTTGAGGGGTCGTCCGGTGCAGTTCCAAATCGAGGTTTCCAATCCGGGGACCGGGGTGGCCCGCAACGTCAAGGTCTGGGCGCGGTTCAGCCAAGGTCTGCGGTTCGCTCGTTTGCCCCAGAACAACGGCCCGGTCCTCAAGGAGATCAAGGAAATCCTGCCCGGCGAGTCGATCACTCTGACCCCCGCGCTCGAGGCCGACACCGTCGCCGGCGGCGAACAATCGTGTGAAGTTATGGTCGAAAGTCCCGACGTGGTGGGCGGCGTGTCGGGCGGCTCCGTGGTCAAAACGCGAACGATTCAGGTCATCGAGCCGATGCTGGCGGTGCGTGTCTCGGGACCGGAGAAACGCTACACCGAAACCATCGCCACCTATGAACTCGTCATCGAGAATCCTGGCACCGCGCCGGCTTCCGACGTTAAAGTGGCGGTGCTGCTGCCCACCGGCGGCACAGTACGCAGCAACGGCGGAGCTCGTTACGACGAGAAGACCCGCCGCCTCATTTGGGAGATTCCCTCAATCGACCCCGGACGCGCCTTGCCGTTGCGATTCGATGTCCGATTGGCAGGGATTCAGATCTACAAGATTGCGGTGGAGGCCAGCGCCGAAGGGGCCCTGATGGCCAAAGATACCTTTACAACCGACGTGGTGGGGATCGCCGACGTCGGCTTCACCGTCACCGAACGTTCCCGCGTGCTGGACGTGGGCAATCAGACCCAATTCGAGATCGACATTCGCAACGAGGGCAGCAAGGAGGCCCGCAACGTGGTGGTGCGCGCCTTCATCTCGCCCAACCTCAAGGTGCTGTCGGCCGGGGGCTTCAAAGGGTCGGCCCAGTTCAAAACCAAAACCGGCGAGGTCATCTTTCCCACCTTCGAACGCTTGCCCCCCGGCGGTCGTCTGGTGCTAACCATCGACGTGGAGGCCGCCTCGGCGGGCACCGCCTCGTGCGAAGTCGTGTTGACCCACGAGGACCTAGGCGAAGTGCCGATCCGCCGCACCGCGGTTTCGGCCATCACCGAGGAACGAGTGCGTCGCAAATGA
- a CDS encoding SRPBCC family protein: MSRATAFGLVLWFPDWSSFQPGAYLLRRDVSHPAHALLFVKETVLPLPPAVVFAWHERPEALMDLNPPWESVELVKPGGSLAVGTTVILKGKLGPLPLLIEAEHVEYDPPRLFADRMNRGPFAYWYHRHWFLPVPHPNNPNGDPHAATLMRDEIAYLPPLGGLGRLLSPLMVERRLKRLFDYRHRKVAEALGVIGTPAHHSRGSVE; the protein is encoded by the coding sequence TTGAGCCGCGCGACGGCGTTCGGCTTGGTTCTCTGGTTTCCCGATTGGTCCTCTTTTCAACCTGGAGCGTATCTTTTGAGGCGCGACGTTTCCCATCCCGCCCACGCTTTGTTGTTCGTCAAGGAGACGGTGTTGCCGTTGCCCCCGGCGGTGGTCTTCGCCTGGCATGAGCGTCCCGAGGCGCTCATGGACCTCAACCCGCCCTGGGAGTCGGTCGAACTGGTCAAGCCGGGCGGCTCGCTGGCGGTGGGAACCACCGTCATCCTCAAGGGCAAACTGGGACCGCTCCCGTTGCTCATCGAGGCCGAGCATGTCGAATACGACCCGCCCCGGCTTTTTGCCGACCGCATGAACCGCGGTCCCTTCGCGTACTGGTATCACCGCCACTGGTTCTTGCCGGTCCCTCACCCCAACAATCCCAACGGCGACCCCCACGCTGCGACCCTGATGCGTGACGAGATCGCCTATCTGCCGCCTCTGGGCGGGTTGGGCCGCCTACTGTCACCGCTGATGGTGGAACGTCGGTTAAAGCGTCTCTTCGATTATCGCCACCGCAAAGTCGCCGAGGCGTTGGGAGTCATCGGAACGCCCGCTCATCACAGCCGAGGTTCGGTTGAGTGA
- a CDS encoding dihydroorotate dehydrogenase electron transfer subunit produces the protein MNSSATVPTMQPVYRRVEVIANHAMTPTRFRTRLAVPEIASVIRPGQFVMVRATGEPVSDPLLARALALYDVTEDLGAVDVVYDLHGKGTRTLARVRPGDSVTILGPLGRDFGLPPDDGRVVWMVAGGIGQTPFLALAKWWMGRFAYAGINPCYGNPAPREVVLMHGGSNAQAVEGLEDFLAVGVVGLVATEDGSRGWRGRVTDLVEQRRREADAGLCEPPGLIITCGPSAMMAAVARLAQRMGVPCRASLENPMACGFGACFSCVAPIRQSDGTTDLKRVCLDGPVFDAETVVWDEM, from the coding sequence ATGAACTCGTCTGCGACCGTCCCAACGATGCAACCGGTTTATCGCCGGGTCGAAGTGATCGCCAACCACGCGATGACCCCGACCCGGTTTCGCACTCGTTTGGCGGTCCCGGAGATCGCCTCTGTGATTCGGCCCGGTCAGTTCGTCATGGTTCGCGCCACTGGCGAACCGGTGAGCGATCCCTTGTTGGCCCGCGCTTTGGCGTTGTACGACGTGACCGAGGACCTGGGCGCAGTCGATGTGGTGTACGACCTCCACGGCAAGGGAACGCGAACACTCGCGCGGGTTCGTCCGGGTGATTCGGTGACGATCCTGGGACCCTTAGGCCGCGACTTCGGCCTCCCCCCTGATGATGGCCGGGTGGTTTGGATGGTGGCGGGCGGGATCGGACAAACGCCATTCCTCGCGTTGGCGAAATGGTGGATGGGTCGATTTGCCTATGCGGGGATTAACCCATGTTATGGTAATCCTGCTCCCCGCGAAGTGGTTTTGATGCACGGGGGCAGCAATGCCCAGGCCGTTGAAGGGTTGGAGGACTTTCTGGCCGTGGGCGTGGTGGGGCTGGTGGCCACCGAGGATGGCTCGCGCGGCTGGCGGGGTCGGGTCACCGACCTGGTTGAACAACGTCGGCGCGAAGCCGACGCGGGGCTCTGCGAGCCTCCGGGTCTGATCATCACCTGCGGACCCTCGGCAATGATGGCGGCCGTCGCTCGCTTGGCCCAACGCATGGGGGTGCCCTGTCGCGCTTCGTTGGAGAACCCAATGGCATGTGGCTTCGGAGCCTGTTTCAGCTGCGTTGCGCCAATTCGCCAGTCGGATGGAACGACCGACCTGAAGCGCGTCTGCCTCGATGGTCCCGTGTTCGACGCCGAGACGGTGGTGTGGGACGAGATGTGA
- the murQ gene encoding N-acetylmuramic acid 6-phosphate etherase, with amino-acid sequence MAFEDGLTTEARNPLSETIDQLDARGIVALMNAEDHKTVQAVAERIDELARVVELVADRFRRGGRLFYVGAGTSGRLGVLDASECPPTFSTPPEWVVGIIAGGREALTRAIEGAEDDAQRGGDDLEAHGVGPLDVVVGIATSGRTPYVLGAVARAKALGATTVGIACNQPSLLGQAVDHEIALIVGPEVIAGSTRLKAGTATKMALNIITTGSLVLIGKTYGNRMVDLTTSNEKLRIRARRIIRELTGVDDDRARVLLEEAGGHLKTALVMELLGVGAYEARAALNQHQGRIADILSKRAPSTETPPLGEPRS; translated from the coding sequence ATGGCGTTTGAGGATGGGTTGACGACCGAGGCTCGGAACCCTTTGTCCGAAACGATCGACCAGCTCGATGCGCGAGGCATCGTCGCCTTGATGAACGCCGAGGATCACAAGACGGTTCAGGCGGTGGCCGAACGGATCGACGAGCTGGCCCGGGTGGTTGAACTGGTGGCCGATCGGTTCCGTCGCGGCGGTCGGCTGTTTTATGTCGGCGCGGGCACCTCGGGACGCTTGGGGGTACTTGACGCTTCGGAGTGCCCCCCCACCTTCAGCACCCCGCCCGAGTGGGTGGTGGGGATCATCGCCGGTGGCCGGGAGGCTCTGACCCGCGCCATTGAAGGGGCCGAGGACGACGCCCAGCGGGGCGGCGACGACCTGGAGGCTCACGGCGTGGGGCCGCTCGACGTGGTGGTGGGGATCGCCACCTCGGGGCGCACGCCTTATGTTCTTGGGGCGGTCGCACGCGCCAAAGCTTTGGGAGCAACCACCGTCGGTATCGCTTGCAACCAGCCCAGCCTGCTGGGACAAGCAGTCGATCATGAAATCGCCCTGATCGTCGGCCCCGAAGTCATCGCCGGTTCGACCCGGCTCAAGGCAGGCACCGCCACCAAAATGGCGCTGAACATCATTACCACCGGATCACTGGTCCTCATCGGCAAGACCTACGGCAACCGCATGGTCGATCTGACCACCTCCAACGAGAAGCTTCGCATCCGGGCGCGTCGCATCATCCGCGAGTTGACCGGGGTGGACGACGATCGGGCGCGCGTCCTGCTGGAAGAGGCCGGCGGCCACCTCAAAACCGCTTTGGTCATGGAATTGCTGGGAGTTGGTGCCTACGAGGCCCGCGCGGCTTTGAACCAACACCAAGGACGCATCGCCGACATTTTGTCCAAGCGGGCCCCCTCCACGGAGACGCCTCCCTTGGGGGAGCCGCGGTCATGA
- a CDS encoding pseudouridine synthase, translated as MPPRLPRRPGGGSSSPRGRSGSVPRSGSKFNKTSAKAGGSGAKFKFHPKPPKPRATHLNPNPPALVKGNARFKPQPRVKSMTGRTADRRPDATSRFTKTPPALRQGARLIPKILPSYEPEPSDQPQRLQKILAHAGIASRRACEELILQGRVTVNGETVRELGARYNPYESKIAIDGEPIKLEKLVYFAVNKPKGYICSNEDPDNRPRVVDLLPEIPQRVYTIGRLDEASTGLILLTNDGELANKLTHPKFGVEKRYEVVVAGHPDRDVLRKLIDGVWLSDGKVRAKKVRELGRRGDSSILELVLAEGKNREIRRMLARLGHKVMSLTRVAVGPITLKGLRTGEVRVLGTAEVDRLKQIARNPFPPTESLDSDAGSSAPAQRDRDYDRSAKRSDLSRRSAPGFRLGGGNRFGGGSNRPLGRPVYTPGNEPPEDRSDRRPNRLGGGNRFGEGGNRPLGRPVYTPGNEPPEDRSDRRPNRLGGGNRFGEGGNRPLGRPVYTPGNEPPEDRSDRRPNRLGGGNRNRFPVGSFRGRPDGPRPAGRPVTPQELRERRSGGAASERDESSRSRSMIGLEREYQPIFHDPQRFLESEAEKKRKAKMTLKASGEPRSEDTLIISPRPRKASVGVRRRPSEGKLKRPKRGKPSFKVSRNLDGGE; from the coding sequence ATGCCTCCCCGTCTTCCCCGCCGTCCGGGCGGTGGCTCCTCGTCGCCGCGTGGTCGATCTGGTTCGGTTCCGCGCAGCGGTTCCAAGTTCAACAAGACGTCGGCCAAGGCTGGCGGCTCCGGCGCGAAGTTCAAGTTCCACCCCAAACCTCCCAAACCCCGCGCTACCCATCTCAACCCCAATCCCCCGGCTTTGGTCAAAGGCAACGCCAGGTTCAAACCCCAACCACGCGTCAAGTCGATGACCGGCCGCACAGCCGATCGCCGGCCCGATGCAACGTCACGCTTCACCAAAACTCCGCCCGCTTTGCGTCAAGGCGCTCGGTTGATCCCCAAGATTCTGCCCAGCTACGAACCCGAACCGTCCGATCAGCCGCAACGACTCCAGAAAATACTGGCTCATGCGGGAATCGCGTCGCGTCGCGCCTGCGAGGAGCTGATCCTTCAAGGGCGGGTTACGGTCAATGGTGAGACCGTGCGCGAACTTGGAGCGCGCTACAATCCCTACGAATCCAAGATCGCCATCGACGGCGAGCCGATCAAGCTTGAAAAGCTGGTCTACTTCGCCGTGAACAAGCCGAAAGGCTACATCTGCTCCAACGAAGACCCCGACAACCGCCCCCGGGTGGTCGATCTGCTGCCCGAGATTCCTCAGCGGGTTTACACCATCGGGCGGCTCGACGAGGCGAGCACGGGGTTGATCCTGTTGACCAACGACGGCGAGTTGGCCAACAAGCTGACCCATCCCAAGTTTGGCGTTGAGAAGCGCTACGAGGTAGTGGTTGCTGGTCATCCCGACCGCGACGTATTGCGGAAACTCATCGACGGCGTCTGGTTGTCCGACGGGAAAGTGCGCGCTAAGAAGGTGCGGGAACTTGGCCGGCGGGGCGATTCCTCGATCCTCGAACTCGTGTTGGCCGAAGGCAAAAACCGTGAGATTCGCCGGATGCTGGCCCGGTTGGGTCACAAGGTCATGAGTCTGACGCGGGTTGCGGTCGGTCCCATCACGCTCAAAGGGCTGAGGACTGGCGAGGTTCGCGTTTTGGGGACGGCGGAGGTTGACAGACTCAAACAAATCGCCCGCAACCCGTTCCCCCCGACCGAATCGCTCGACTCCGACGCGGGCTCGTCGGCTCCTGCACAGCGCGATCGTGACTACGACCGTTCCGCCAAGCGTTCCGACCTTTCTCGTCGTAGCGCGCCGGGATTCCGTCTGGGCGGCGGCAACCGATTTGGCGGGGGTAGTAACCGTCCTTTGGGCCGTCCGGTCTACACTCCCGGCAACGAACCGCCTGAAGATCGGTCGGATCGTCGCCCCAACCGTCTGGGCGGCGGCAACCGATTTGGCGAGGGTGGCAACCGTCCTTTGGGCCGTCCGGTCTACACTCCCGGCAACGAACCGCCTGAAGATCGGTCGGATCGTCGCCCCAACCGTCTGGGCGGCGGCAACCGATTTGGCGAGGGTGGCAACCGTCCTTTGGGCCGTCCGGTCTACACCCCTGGCAACGAACCGCCTGAAGATCGGTCGGATCGTCGCCCCAACCGTCTGGGCGGCGGCAACCGCAACCGCTTCCCGGTCGGATCGTTTCGAGGCCGTCCAGATGGTCCGCGACCCGCCGGACGACCAGTGACTCCTCAAGAATTGCGGGAACGTCGTTCGGGAGGAGCGGCTTCAGAGCGTGACGAATCAAGCCGTTCGCGGTCCATGATTGGTTTGGAGCGCGAATATCAGCCGATCTTCCACGACCCGCAACGGTTCCTGGAGTCCGAAGCGGAAAAGAAACGCAAGGCTAAGATGACGCTGAAGGCTTCCGGTGAACCGCGTTCCGAGGACACGCTGATCATCTCGCCACGGCCTCGCAAGGCAAGCGTAGGCGTTCGTCGTCGTCCCAGCGAGGGCAAGCTCAAGCGACCGAAACGGGGAAAGCCATCGTTCAAGGTCAGCCGCAACCTCGACGGCGGCGAGTGA
- a CDS encoding DUF6268 family outer membrane beta-barrel protein, translating into MIQTSASLGKPAAIPRRVRVALVVLILTGWAIESGAVHSQEPLPDSAEWFTSPSFGDGSTTLAPPTPLPTNSLAPPNPRPSSGGPPPGVSLGSVAVTYTPAAALDAAIGRVEAIRYDVALNLGGPIRENWIVSLGPRYSFSEFKVNADFRTAVPLPRRLHAAALDVLNIWKFKPFWSLHAGITPGFYSDGVNTGPQALRVPGRLLVFYEASPRVTWVGGVVATALPDIPILPAIGVVVTPSERWRFDLTAPKLRITHRPSTNWDLYGLFEFGGVAYGVRLDEADRIFESREFRLALGIEGQPRIVEEVGLAGRGRGFAELGVALGRTLRLDGLPERDLEPALSVRMGWKF; encoded by the coding sequence ATGATCCAAACGTCAGCTTCACTTGGAAAGCCCGCCGCGATCCCTCGGCGGGTTCGAGTCGCGCTCGTCGTCTTAATCTTGACTGGATGGGCGATCGAGTCCGGAGCGGTTCACAGCCAGGAGCCGCTGCCCGACTCGGCAGAATGGTTCACATCCCCCTCGTTCGGCGACGGCTCCACGACGCTCGCCCCTCCCACCCCTCTGCCAACGAACTCGTTGGCTCCACCCAACCCGAGACCCTCAAGCGGTGGTCCACCGCCGGGCGTCTCCCTGGGATCGGTAGCGGTCACCTACACGCCGGCGGCTGCGCTCGACGCCGCGATCGGCCGGGTGGAGGCGATCCGCTACGACGTGGCGCTCAACCTGGGCGGGCCGATCCGGGAGAATTGGATCGTCTCGCTGGGTCCACGTTACAGCTTCAGCGAGTTCAAGGTCAACGCCGACTTCCGTACCGCGGTCCCTCTACCTCGACGGTTGCATGCAGCAGCGCTCGACGTGTTGAACATCTGGAAATTTAAACCGTTTTGGTCGTTACATGCGGGGATCACTCCAGGGTTCTACAGCGACGGCGTTAATACCGGGCCGCAAGCGTTGCGGGTACCGGGTCGGTTGCTGGTCTTTTACGAGGCGTCGCCCCGCGTTACCTGGGTCGGCGGCGTGGTGGCAACAGCGCTTCCCGATATCCCAATTCTTCCGGCGATCGGTGTGGTGGTGACTCCCTCGGAACGTTGGCGGTTCGATTTGACCGCGCCCAAGCTGCGGATCACCCACCGCCCATCGACAAATTGGGATCTCTACGGTTTGTTCGAGTTCGGCGGCGTTGCCTACGGTGTGCGTTTGGACGAGGCCGATCGGATCTTCGAATCCCGCGAGTTCCGCTTGGCGCTGGGGATCGAGGGCCAACCGAGAATCGTCGAAGAGGTTGGCCTGGCTGGTCGGGGGCGGGGGTTCGCCGAGTTGGGTGTTGCCCTGGGTCGAACCTTGCGGCTGGATGGCTTACCCGAGCGCGACCTCGAACCGGCGCTCTCGGTTCGGATGGGTTGGAAGTTCTAG